A genomic region of Alistipes megaguti contains the following coding sequences:
- a CDS encoding alpha-amylase family glycosyl hydrolase codes for MEKENTTPKRLPIVEQDEWLLPVEEQINARHARYRAKMDDIVRSAGSIVDYANGYRYFGWQWDPTLDGWWLREWLPGAQDVYVFGDFNNWQRTEIRMHRDQAGVWSAFFPAAMYRDRLTHGSLYKIHVHGDNGWMDRIPAYARRVVQDEQTKNFTAQFWQPAEPFDWQGDAFDASTLGSLLIYEAHVGMAQEREGVGTYREFTEKILPIIKRDGYNAVQLMAIAEHPYYGSFGYHVSSFFAPTSRCGTPEELKELIRRAHEMGLAVIMDLVHAHYVKNLNEGINELDGTDHLYSRPGEEGNQPYWDSKLFDYGKQEVQHFLLSNVKYWLDEFHFDGFRFDGVTSMIYHHHGYVTFDSRDRYFDAGVNEDAITYLTLANRLIHEFRLAAVTIAEDVSGMPGMCIPIDDGGIGFDYRLGMAIPDFWIKLLKDIPDEEWNIWEMWSVMTDRLPQVKTVAYAESHDQALVGDKTIAFRLMDKEMYFHMDRASQNLIIDRGMALHMMIRLMTISTGGQAYLNFMGNEFGHPEWIDFPREGNGWSYAHARRQWSLSRNRLLRYSWLGDFDRAMIRLVKKYRVLADGYPWNLLMDEHNKTMAFSHGRLLFVFNWHPTASIPDYELPVQGPGKYVPILSTDERRFGGQERQSMDSEHFSFNVTGDDGKEYPRIRIYNTSRTATVYLRKR; via the coding sequence ATGGAAAAAGAGAATACGACCCCCAAACGACTCCCGATCGTCGAACAGGACGAGTGGCTGCTGCCCGTCGAGGAGCAGATCAACGCGCGGCATGCCCGCTACAGGGCCAAAATGGACGACATCGTCCGCTCGGCCGGCTCGATCGTCGACTACGCCAACGGCTACCGCTACTTCGGCTGGCAGTGGGACCCCACGCTCGACGGATGGTGGCTGCGCGAGTGGCTGCCCGGGGCGCAGGACGTCTACGTCTTCGGCGACTTCAACAACTGGCAGCGCACCGAGATCCGCATGCACCGTGACCAGGCCGGTGTCTGGAGCGCCTTCTTCCCCGCGGCGATGTACCGCGACCGACTTACCCACGGATCGCTCTACAAGATCCATGTCCACGGCGATAACGGCTGGATGGACCGCATCCCGGCCTATGCCCGCCGCGTGGTGCAGGACGAGCAGACGAAAAACTTCACCGCCCAGTTCTGGCAGCCGGCCGAGCCCTTCGACTGGCAGGGCGACGCCTTCGACGCCTCGACGCTCGGCAGCCTGCTCATCTACGAGGCTCACGTCGGCATGGCCCAGGAGCGCGAAGGGGTGGGCACCTACCGCGAATTTACGGAGAAGATCCTCCCGATCATCAAGCGCGACGGCTACAACGCCGTGCAGCTGATGGCCATCGCCGAACACCCCTACTACGGTTCGTTCGGCTACCACGTCTCGAGCTTCTTCGCCCCCACGTCGCGCTGCGGAACCCCCGAGGAGCTGAAGGAGCTGATCCGCCGCGCCCACGAGATGGGGCTGGCCGTCATCATGGACCTCGTCCACGCCCACTACGTCAAGAACCTCAACGAGGGAATCAACGAACTCGACGGTACGGACCACCTCTACTCGCGTCCGGGCGAGGAGGGAAACCAGCCCTACTGGGATTCGAAACTTTTCGACTACGGGAAACAGGAGGTGCAGCACTTCCTGCTCTCGAACGTCAAGTACTGGCTCGACGAGTTCCACTTCGACGGATTCCGCTTCGACGGCGTCACCTCGATGATCTACCACCACCACGGTTACGTCACGTTCGATTCGCGCGACCGCTACTTCGACGCCGGCGTCAACGAGGATGCCATCACCTACCTCACGCTGGCCAACCGCCTGATCCACGAATTCCGCCTGGCGGCCGTCACCATTGCCGAGGATGTGAGCGGAATGCCCGGCATGTGCATCCCGATCGACGACGGCGGCATCGGATTCGACTACCGTCTTGGCATGGCCATCCCCGACTTCTGGATCAAGCTGCTGAAGGATATTCCCGATGAGGAGTGGAACATCTGGGAGATGTGGTCCGTCATGACCGACCGTCTGCCCCAGGTCAAGACCGTCGCCTACGCCGAATCGCACGACCAGGCCCTCGTAGGCGACAAGACCATCGCCTTCCGTCTGATGGACAAGGAGATGTACTTCCACATGGACCGCGCCTCGCAGAACCTCATCATCGACCGCGGCATGGCCCTGCACATGATGATCCGGCTGATGACGATCTCCACCGGCGGACAGGCCTACCTCAACTTCATGGGCAACGAGTTCGGGCACCCCGAGTGGATCGACTTCCCGCGCGAGGGCAACGGCTGGAGCTATGCCCATGCGCGGCGGCAGTGGTCGCTCTCGCGCAACCGTCTGCTGCGCTACTCGTGGCTGGGGGATTTCGACCGGGCGATGATCCGGCTGGTCAAGAAATACAGGGTCCTCGCGGACGGCTATCCGTGGAACCTGCTCATGGACGAGCACAACAAGACGATGGCCTTCTCGCACGGACGGCTGCTCTTCGTCTTCAACTGGCACCCCACGGCCTCGATCCCCGACTATGAATTGCCGGTGCAGGGCCCGGGCAAGTATGTGCCGATCCTCTCGACCGACGAGCGGCGTTTCGGCGGGCAGGAGCGGCAGTCGATGGACTCGGAGCACTTCTCGTTCAACGTCACGGGCGACGACGGGAAGGAGTACCCCCGCATCCGTATCTACAACACCTCGCGCACCGCAACGGTCTACCTGCGCAAGCGGTAG
- a CDS encoding peptide MFS transporter codes for MFKGQPKGLYALSLANTGERFGYYTMLAIFTLFLQAKFGYTEAVTTQIYGIFLAAVYFMPFFGGILADRFGFGKMVTLGIFVMFAGYALLSIPTGTGFAGQAMMFGALALIACGTGLFKGNLQVLVGNLYDDPAYQAKRDNAFSIFYMAINIGAMFAPGMAKWITNHFLAQDGLIYNGQIPALAHQYLELGDQMPAEPLAKLQELAASMSTTITDLGEFSRHYIDKLSTAYNMGFGVACLSLVVSYLIYVGFRKTFKHADVTAKQQAAAATSAGVKTAELTPAQTKSRITALMLVFAVVIFFWMAFHQNGSTMTFFARDYTTSEATGITRMGFDIFNLVLVLVGVYGIVGFFQSEKGRGKLISAAAVVVAAGVLIYRYTLTPDPVHILPQEFQQFNPFYVVGLTPISVAIFTALARKGKEPSAPRKIGLGMIIAALGFLILTIGSVGLMSPAEVKAAGASDQFVSQNWLISTYLVLTFAELLLSPMGISFVSKVAPPKYKGMMMGCWFAATAIGNYATSLIGYLWGSGMALWMVWSVLIVLCLLSALFIFSIMRKLENATAA; via the coding sequence ATGTTCAAAGGACAACCCAAAGGTTTGTACGCCCTTTCGCTGGCCAATACGGGCGAGCGCTTCGGCTACTACACCATGCTTGCGATCTTCACGCTGTTTCTGCAGGCAAAATTCGGTTACACCGAAGCGGTTACGACCCAGATCTACGGCATCTTCCTGGCTGCGGTCTATTTCATGCCCTTCTTCGGCGGCATTCTGGCCGACCGGTTCGGCTTCGGAAAGATGGTCACGCTGGGAATCTTCGTGATGTTTGCGGGCTATGCGCTGCTCTCGATCCCGACGGGTACGGGCTTTGCGGGTCAGGCGATGATGTTCGGCGCCCTGGCGCTGATCGCCTGCGGTACGGGCCTCTTCAAGGGTAACCTCCAGGTGCTGGTGGGCAACCTCTACGACGACCCCGCCTACCAGGCCAAACGCGACAACGCCTTCTCGATCTTCTATATGGCCATCAACATCGGCGCGATGTTCGCCCCGGGCATGGCCAAATGGATCACCAACCACTTCCTGGCCCAGGACGGTCTGATCTACAACGGACAGATCCCGGCCCTGGCTCACCAGTACCTCGAGCTGGGCGATCAGATGCCCGCCGAACCGCTGGCCAAACTCCAGGAGCTGGCCGCCTCGATGAGCACGACGATCACCGATCTGGGCGAATTCTCGCGCCACTATATCGACAAGCTTTCGACGGCCTACAACATGGGCTTTGGTGTGGCGTGCCTCTCGCTGGTTGTCTCCTACCTGATCTACGTGGGCTTCCGCAAGACGTTCAAGCATGCCGACGTGACGGCCAAGCAGCAGGCAGCCGCCGCCACCTCCGCCGGTGTGAAGACGGCCGAACTGACTCCGGCACAGACCAAGTCGCGCATCACGGCGCTGATGCTTGTCTTCGCGGTGGTGATCTTCTTCTGGATGGCCTTCCACCAGAACGGTTCGACGATGACCTTCTTCGCGCGTGACTACACGACCTCCGAGGCGACGGGCATTACGCGCATGGGCTTCGATATCTTCAATCTGGTGCTGGTGCTGGTGGGAGTCTACGGCATCGTGGGCTTCTTCCAGTCGGAGAAGGGGCGCGGCAAACTGATCTCGGCCGCCGCCGTGGTCGTAGCCGCCGGCGTGCTGATCTACCGCTATACGCTTACGCCCGATCCGGTTCACATCCTGCCGCAGGAGTTCCAGCAGTTCAACCCCTTCTACGTGGTGGGTCTGACGCCGATTTCGGTGGCCATCTTCACGGCCCTGGCCCGCAAGGGCAAGGAGCCCTCGGCTCCGCGCAAGATCGGTCTGGGTATGATCATCGCCGCGTTGGGCTTCCTGATCCTGACGATCGGATCGGTGGGTCTGATGTCGCCGGCCGAGGTGAAGGCTGCCGGGGCGAGTGATCAGTTTGTCTCGCAGAACTGGCTGATTTCGACCTATCTGGTGCTGACGTTCGCCGAGCTGCTGCTCTCGCCGATGGGAATCTCGTTTGTCTCGAAGGTGGCCCCTCCGAAGTACAAGGGTATGATGATGGGCTGCTGGTTCGCCGCCACGGCCATCGGCAACTACGCCACCTCGCTGATCGGCTATCTGTGGGGCAGCGGCATGGCGCTGTGGATGGTCTGGAGCGTGCTGATCGTGCTGTGCCTGCTCTCGGCGCTCTTCATCTTCTCGATCATGCGCAAACTCGAAAATGCCACGGCGGCCTGA
- a CDS encoding ROK family transcriptional regulator — MISNSTLPREAFSGSEKRYANAAMKKSIIDCFFQQGQLMIPEIARLTGYSIPTIARYVRNGVEAGYVRTSKTSPQSQLRGRKATWYRLNPDSAYFLGVDLKHYMMVISLMNLEGDTVAEQEYRELQFANTPQFFESMCHQVCDFIRNSGVQERIATACFNISGRVNFRKGLSHSIFAFENNEDKPLAEILSDGIGVRSVIENDTRAMLYGELYKGNIKDYKDCLYVNVSWGLGLGILTNGEIYRGADDFAGELGHTRAFDNEIICHCGKKGCLETEVSGNAAIRILSEQLAAGKTSIIKPGRTDSGSPSILDIIQAANNEDPLCQDIMEEMGRKLGLQLANLINIFNPRAIIIGGSLSKENDILLESVKMSIKKYSLKLIHRNLVVVNSSNPDRIGVTGACLIAREKFVQDKLTRI; from the coding sequence ATGATCTCCAATTCAACGCTTCCGCGCGAAGCCTTCTCCGGTTCCGAAAAACGGTATGCCAATGCCGCCATGAAAAAAAGCATCATCGACTGCTTCTTCCAGCAGGGACAACTGATGATCCCCGAGATTGCCCGGCTCACCGGTTACAGCATCCCGACCATTGCCCGGTACGTCCGCAACGGCGTCGAGGCCGGCTACGTGCGCACCTCGAAAACTTCGCCCCAATCACAGCTCCGCGGCCGTAAGGCCACCTGGTACAGACTCAATCCCGATTCGGCCTATTTCCTCGGCGTGGACCTCAAACACTACATGATGGTCATCAGCCTGATGAACCTCGAGGGCGACACCGTCGCCGAGCAGGAGTACCGGGAGCTCCAGTTCGCCAACACGCCCCAGTTCTTCGAATCCATGTGCCACCAGGTCTGCGACTTCATCCGGAATTCCGGCGTGCAGGAGCGCATCGCAACGGCCTGCTTCAACATATCGGGGCGCGTCAACTTCAGAAAGGGTCTCAGCCACAGCATCTTCGCCTTCGAAAACAACGAAGACAAACCCCTGGCCGAGATTCTCAGCGACGGGATCGGCGTCCGCTCCGTCATCGAAAACGACACGCGTGCCATGCTCTACGGCGAATTATACAAGGGAAACATCAAGGATTACAAGGACTGTCTCTATGTCAACGTCAGCTGGGGACTCGGACTGGGCATACTGACCAATGGCGAGATCTATCGCGGAGCGGATGATTTCGCCGGTGAGTTGGGACATACGAGAGCCTTTGACAACGAAATAATCTGTCATTGCGGGAAAAAGGGGTGTCTCGAAACCGAAGTGTCGGGCAACGCCGCCATCCGGATCCTCTCCGAACAGCTCGCCGCCGGAAAAACCTCGATCATCAAGCCCGGCAGGACGGATTCCGGCTCCCCTTCGATTCTGGACATCATCCAGGCGGCCAACAACGAAGATCCGCTTTGCCAGGACATCATGGAGGAGATGGGTCGGAAACTCGGCCTGCAACTGGCCAATCTCATCAACATCTTCAACCCCCGGGCCATCATCATCGGAGGAAGTCTCTCGAAAGAGAACGACATTCTGTTGGAATCCGTCAAAATGAGCATCAAGAAGTATTCGCTCAAGCTCATCCATCGCAATCTGGTAGTCGTCAACTCCTCCAACCCCGACCGGATCGGCGTGACGGGGGCCTGCCTGATTGCCCGGGAGAAATTCGTACAGGACAAGTTGACCAGGATCTGA
- a CDS encoding MFS transporter, giving the protein MEIERSMSYFYFIAFVVALGGGLYGYDTAVVSGTISMGGSQFHLTASMEGTYVGCALFGSIVGVLGSGLLEGVGRKRALILSSILYTVSAVGCTVSNSFAALVLYRVIGGVGIGISAVVAPAYISEIAPARHRGRLVSLYQLAITVGFLAAYVVNYFLLEYAQTADGIREGLFAKVFVDECWRGMLFAETLPAVAFIVLLLFIPESPVWLSMRGNGKRSLLAELKAVSRPPIRKAVLIGAAIAILGQFMGVNAVLYYGPSIFEESGLASGDSLFYQVLVGLVNVVTTLIAFFIIDRVGRKRLVYFGVTGMIVTLLGIAWYFQFGRALSSYILLVFFLLYIFFCAISICAVIFVLLSEMFPSRVRGIAMSIAEFSLWIGTWLIGQLTPVLLETLRPQGTFLLFAVICVPYMLIVWKLIPETTGKSLEEIEAYWYAHKTESR; this is encoded by the coding sequence ATGGAAATCGAGCGGTCGATGAGCTATTTTTATTTCATCGCCTTTGTGGTGGCGCTCGGCGGCGGTCTTTACGGCTACGATACGGCGGTGGTCTCCGGGACGATCTCGATGGGGGGCAGTCAGTTTCATCTGACGGCCTCGATGGAGGGCACCTATGTGGGCTGCGCGCTGTTCGGCTCGATCGTCGGCGTGCTGGGTTCGGGACTGCTCGAAGGGGTCGGGCGCAAACGGGCGCTGATCCTCTCGTCGATTCTCTATACGGTTTCGGCCGTGGGGTGTACGGTCAGCAATTCGTTTGCGGCTCTTGTTCTGTATCGGGTGATCGGGGGTGTCGGCATCGGCATCTCGGCCGTGGTGGCGCCGGCCTACATCAGCGAGATCGCACCGGCCCGGCACCGCGGACGCCTGGTATCGCTCTATCAGCTGGCCATCACCGTCGGATTCCTGGCGGCGTATGTAGTCAACTATTTTCTGTTGGAGTATGCGCAGACGGCCGACGGGATCCGTGAGGGGCTCTTCGCGAAGGTCTTCGTCGACGAGTGCTGGCGGGGGATGCTTTTCGCCGAGACGCTGCCGGCCGTTGCGTTCATCGTGCTGCTGTTGTTCATTCCCGAGAGTCCCGTGTGGCTTTCGATGCGGGGCAACGGGAAGCGTTCGCTGCTTGCGGAGCTGAAGGCTGTCTCCCGGCCGCCGATCCGCAAGGCCGTGCTGATCGGAGCGGCCATTGCCATCCTGGGTCAGTTCATGGGGGTCAACGCGGTTCTCTATTACGGGCCCTCGATCTTCGAGGAGTCGGGGCTGGCTTCGGGCGATTCGCTCTTCTACCAGGTGTTGGTGGGGTTGGTGAATGTGGTCACGACGCTCATCGCCTTCTTCATCATCGACCGGGTCGGACGCAAGCGGCTGGTCTATTTCGGGGTGACGGGCATGATTGTCACGCTGCTCGGCATAGCCTGGTATTTTCAGTTCGGCCGGGCGCTCTCGAGCTACATTCTTCTGGTGTTTTTTCTGTTGTACATATTCTTTTGTGCGATTTCGATTTGTGCGGTCATATTTGTTCTGCTCTCCGAGATGTTTCCATCCCGGGTGCGGGGGATTGCCATGTCGATTGCGGAGTTTTCGCTCTGGATCGGTACGTGGCTCATTGGCCAATTGACTCCCGTGCTGCTCGAGACGCTCAGACCCCAGGGTACGTTCCTGCTCTTTGCGGTGATCTGCGTGCCCTACATGCTGATCGTCTGGAAACTCATTCCCGAGACGACCGGTAAGTCTCTGGAGGAGATCGAGGCATACTGGTATGCGCACAAGACGGAATCCAGGTAA